One segment of Caldanaerobius polysaccharolyticus DSM 13641 DNA contains the following:
- the preA gene encoding NAD-dependent dihydropyrimidine dehydrogenase subunit PreA, whose translation MPLNNIENSKVDITMEFCGLKFPNPFVLASGPPTAYGSMIKRAFKMGWGGAVLKTLKPDDMDIEYVKPRFSVIKTGHGEIVGFQNIELVTKRSLSVWLEEIKEIKREYPDRVLIASIMAEVEKKSWQELASKVEEAGIDAVELNFSCPHGMPEKGVGAAIGQDAQLTEEITRWVKEAVNVPVIVKLTPNVTDITAIAKAAKNGGADGLAAINTVQYLIGVDLDTLEPLPSVNGYSTYGGYSGLAVKPIGLRTVAQLAKYTDLPISGIGGITSWEHALEYMLLGASCVQLCTAVMIKGFSIIHGLIKGLENYLMRKEVDSLKKLIGRSIERVTDYSMLKVETKTVEIKKDWCINCGECVKVCRDAGYNALTLNPDRGLIIDKNKCDGCSLCTHICSRKALYIA comes from the coding sequence ATGCCATTAAATAACATAGAGAATTCTAAAGTCGACATAACAATGGAATTCTGTGGATTAAAGTTTCCCAATCCCTTTGTGCTGGCATCAGGACCACCTACAGCTTACGGTTCAATGATAAAAAGGGCATTTAAAATGGGATGGGGTGGAGCGGTATTAAAGACACTAAAACCCGATGACATGGACATAGAGTATGTTAAACCGCGCTTTTCTGTGATTAAAACGGGTCATGGAGAGATAGTTGGTTTTCAGAATATAGAGTTGGTGACAAAACGATCTCTTAGTGTATGGCTTGAGGAAATAAAAGAGATCAAGAGAGAATACCCTGACCGAGTTTTAATTGCCAGTATAATGGCTGAGGTTGAAAAGAAAAGCTGGCAAGAATTGGCCTCTAAAGTGGAAGAAGCAGGGATTGATGCTGTAGAACTTAATTTCTCATGTCCCCACGGAATGCCGGAAAAAGGGGTAGGGGCTGCTATAGGCCAGGATGCGCAACTGACGGAGGAAATAACGCGATGGGTTAAAGAAGCAGTGAATGTCCCCGTTATCGTAAAACTTACTCCTAATGTCACTGACATAACGGCGATCGCAAAGGCCGCAAAGAACGGTGGGGCTGATGGCCTTGCAGCGATAAACACTGTACAATATCTGATAGGTGTGGATCTGGATACGCTGGAGCCTTTGCCGTCTGTAAACGGGTATTCTACCTATGGAGGATATTCAGGTTTGGCGGTAAAACCTATAGGTTTGAGAACGGTGGCTCAGCTGGCCAAGTATACAGATCTACCGATATCGGGTATTGGTGGGATAACTTCATGGGAGCACGCGCTGGAGTACATGCTACTGGGAGCCTCATGTGTACAGCTATGTACTGCCGTTATGATAAAAGGCTTTAGCATCATACATGGTTTAATTAAAGGTTTGGAGAATTATTTGATGAGGAAAGAGGTCGATTCTCTTAAAAAATTGATTGGTCGGTCTATAGAGCGTGTTACGGATTATTCTATGCTAAAGGTCGAAACTAAAACAGTAGAAATTAAGAAAGATTGGTGTATAAACTGTGGAGAATGCGTCAAAGTTTGCCGCGATGCCGGTTACAACGCACTTACACTAAATCCTGATAGGGGCCTCATTATAGATAAAAACAAATGTGACGGATGCTCACTTTGTACACATATATGTAGTAGAAAAGCATTATATATAGCATAA
- a CDS encoding P-II family nitrogen regulator, translating to MKMIRAIIRPEKVDAVAEALDAAGFPALTRIDVFGRGKQKGIKVGEIVYDSLPKAMLMIVVEDEQLEKAVKVIQGSSYTGNIGDGKIFISPIDEAYTIRTGERRL from the coding sequence ATGAAGATGATAAGGGCCATTATAAGGCCAGAAAAAGTAGATGCTGTAGCGGAAGCACTGGATGCAGCTGGTTTTCCGGCTCTTACCAGAATTGATGTTTTTGGCCGTGGTAAACAAAAGGGAATAAAAGTAGGTGAAATAGTGTACGATAGCCTTCCTAAGGCAATGCTTATGATAGTGGTGGAGGATGAGCAACTGGAAAAGGCCGTTAAAGTCATTCAGGGGAGTTCATACACCGGCAACATCGGCGATGGCAAAATTTTTATATCGCCTATAGACGAAGCTTATACCATAAGGACGGGAGAAAGGAGGCTTTAA
- the cfbC gene encoding Ni-sirohydrochlorin a,c-diamide reductive cyclase ATP-dependent reductase subunit yields the protein MVKVRQIAIYGKGGIGKSTTTQNLTAALSVMGKKVMQIGCDPKADSTRMLIGGKRQHSVLDTLRETGDVKLDDIIEIGFNGIKCVESGGPEPGVGCAGRGIITSIGLLENLGAYTDDLDYVFYDVLGDVMCGGFAMPIREGKAQEIYIVASGEMMALFAANNICKGIRKFAETGGTRLGGIICNSRKVCREEELLNAFAERIGSQLIGFIPRDNIVQQAEIRKQTVIQYAPDSEQAKAYFELAKKIDENTKFCIPEPMGFDELENMMMEWGIVE from the coding sequence ATGGTAAAAGTGAGGCAGATTGCTATTTACGGAAAAGGTGGTATAGGGAAATCCACTACCACCCAGAACCTTACTGCAGCATTATCTGTTATGGGTAAAAAAGTTATGCAAATAGGTTGTGACCCCAAAGCTGATTCCACCAGGATGCTTATCGGCGGTAAGAGACAACATTCCGTGCTGGATACCTTAAGGGAAACAGGTGATGTAAAACTGGATGACATAATTGAAATAGGGTTTAACGGCATAAAGTGTGTGGAATCGGGAGGACCTGAACCTGGGGTAGGTTGTGCAGGTCGTGGCATTATAACATCTATAGGGCTTCTGGAGAATTTAGGTGCTTACACCGACGATTTGGATTATGTGTTTTACGACGTTTTGGGCGACGTTATGTGCGGCGGTTTTGCTATGCCTATCCGCGAGGGAAAAGCTCAGGAAATTTATATAGTAGCCTCAGGAGAGATGATGGCGCTATTTGCTGCCAACAACATATGCAAGGGTATACGCAAGTTTGCCGAAACGGGTGGTACCAGGTTAGGTGGAATTATATGCAATTCCCGTAAGGTTTGCCGTGAAGAAGAACTCCTCAACGCTTTTGCAGAGAGAATAGGAAGCCAGCTTATTGGGTTTATCCCCAGAGATAACATAGTTCAGCAGGCGGAGATCCGCAAGCAGACGGTTATACAGTATGCACCGGATTCTGAACAGGCTAAGGCGTATTTTGAGCTGGCGAAGAAAATCGACGAAAACACCAAGTTCTGCATACCTGAGCCTATGGGCTTTGACGAGCTGGAAAACATGATGATGGAATGGGGGATTGTGGAATGA
- a CDS encoding YgeY family selenium metabolism-linked hydrolase gives MYDRIMDYTEKMKDDVIAFAQKLIQTPSTSGSEEELAKICVDKMRELGYDEVFIDDIGNVVGIIKGSGGGPNIMYNSHMDHVDPGDESNWQYPPYGGVIADGYIHGRAASDVKGGMASQIYAGALLKKAGIKLKGDFIYTGVVQEEPAEMFGMKYLCDRTFPQKGIKFDLMITSEATSMNLFLGHRGRVELEVTTKGRTSHGSAPWRGINAVYLMMPVIEEVKKLAETLPEHPFLGKSTLALTIISCSPGRLSIIPDICTVSLDRRLIPGETAEMAVEQIQEILDKIKKSNPSFNAEVKIRKVVETSYKGYSEECEKKMDPWIVEKDHPFVIEAVQALKEIGQNPGFGKWDFGTDASYVTGVLGIPTIGYSPMEEKYAHTPYDRVSIDNLVKSVAGNAAIAYKIAG, from the coding sequence ATGTACGACAGGATTATGGATTATACGGAAAAAATGAAAGATGATGTCATTGCATTTGCTCAAAAGCTCATTCAGACGCCCAGTACCAGTGGCAGCGAAGAGGAATTGGCAAAGATTTGCGTCGATAAGATGAGGGAGTTGGGTTATGATGAGGTGTTTATAGACGATATAGGAAATGTAGTGGGTATAATAAAAGGTTCAGGAGGTGGACCTAATATCATGTATAATTCCCACATGGATCATGTGGATCCAGGGGATGAAAGCAACTGGCAATATCCTCCCTACGGGGGAGTTATAGCCGATGGTTACATTCACGGCAGGGCTGCCAGTGACGTAAAAGGAGGTATGGCATCTCAGATTTACGCAGGTGCGCTTTTGAAAAAAGCAGGCATAAAATTAAAGGGCGACTTCATATACACCGGCGTTGTCCAAGAAGAGCCTGCGGAGATGTTTGGCATGAAATACCTGTGCGATAGGACTTTCCCACAAAAAGGTATAAAGTTTGACCTTATGATAACCTCTGAAGCTACGTCCATGAACCTGTTTTTAGGACACCGCGGCAGGGTGGAACTGGAAGTTACTACAAAAGGGCGCACCAGCCACGGTAGTGCACCGTGGAGAGGTATAAACGCCGTGTACCTTATGATGCCCGTCATAGAGGAGGTTAAGAAACTGGCTGAAACGTTGCCTGAACATCCTTTTCTCGGCAAGTCTACTCTGGCATTGACTATAATAAGCTGTAGCCCCGGCCGACTGTCTATAATTCCTGATATATGCACTGTTTCGCTGGATAGGAGACTCATACCAGGGGAGACTGCGGAGATGGCCGTAGAGCAGATACAGGAGATTTTAGATAAGATAAAAAAGTCCAATCCGAGTTTCAACGCTGAAGTGAAGATTAGAAAGGTAGTGGAAACTTCCTATAAAGGGTACTCAGAAGAATGTGAAAAGAAGATGGATCCATGGATAGTAGAAAAAGACCATCCTTTTGTTATCGAAGCGGTTCAAGCGTTAAAAGAAATTGGACAGAATCCGGGTTTTGGCAAATGGGATTTTGGTACTGACGCTAGTTATGTGACAGGGGTGCTGGGCATACCGACAATCGGTTATTCACCTATGGAAGAAAAATACGCCCATACGCCTTATGACAGAGTAAGTATAGATAACCTGGTTAAATCTGTGGCAGGGAATGCCGCTATAGCCTACAAAATTGCAGGTTGA
- a CDS encoding P-II family nitrogen regulator: MKEIIAIIRMNKMEDTKEALAATGFPSFVAYRVLGRGKQKGLQIPYPPQYTEEEIKDKKMKFIPKRMISIVVEDEFVPAVVAVLMRINRTGNIGDGKIFVCPIDDAVRIRTAERGKEAL, translated from the coding sequence ATGAAAGAAATTATCGCTATCATAAGGATGAACAAGATGGAAGATACAAAAGAGGCCCTTGCTGCCACAGGATTTCCGTCGTTTGTGGCATACAGAGTACTTGGACGGGGCAAGCAAAAGGGCCTGCAGATTCCATATCCTCCTCAGTATACCGAAGAAGAGATTAAAGACAAAAAAATGAAGTTTATCCCCAAGCGGATGATCTCCATAGTGGTAGAGGATGAATTTGTACCAGCGGTGGTAGCTGTGCTTATGAGGATAAACAGGACGGGTAATATAGGAGACGGCAAGATATTTGTATGTCCTATAGATGATGCCGTAAGGATCAGAACAGCAGAACGAGGAAAGGAGGCACTATGA
- the nifD gene encoding nitrogenase molybdenum-iron protein alpha chain → MSFNTTAKKRVSIEECQKIVDQMFTKFPNKTKEVRKRHVVVIDQSKEKQRIEANDRAIPGVLTNRGCAYAGCKGVVFGPVKDVLHITHGPVGCAYYTWLTRRNLAKAEEGQKNFINYCLTTDMQETDIVFGGEKKLAQAIREAYAIFKPECVGIYATCPVGLIGDDIEMVAKKVEQDLGIKVIPVRCEGYRGVSQSAGHHLASNALMEHLIGTEELENPGPFDINVFGEYNIGGDYWEIKRLLEDIGYRIVSSFTGDASFHDIAKSHRAKLSILLCHRSINYTNRMMEEKFGVPWMKVNYIGIDDLIQSLRDIANFFDDPGLKRRTEEVIARELERIIPIIDYYRERLQGKRVMLLVGGSRTHHFKNMFERLGMEVVVAGYEFAHRDDYEGRKIIPEIVHTGRSKILEDIHYERDPNVVSAYDDEYIQMKKEEIPRLMDYEGLRPHMKDGEIMVDDYNHFECEYLVKELGIDLFCSGIKDKYVFQKMHIPSRQMHSYDYSGPYTGFNGFIKFARDVDMAVNSPTWSFITPPWKEEKNA, encoded by the coding sequence ATGTCTTTTAATACGACGGCAAAGAAACGGGTGAGCATTGAAGAGTGCCAGAAAATTGTGGACCAGATGTTTACCAAGTTTCCTAATAAGACAAAGGAAGTTAGAAAAAGGCACGTAGTAGTAATTGATCAGAGTAAGGAAAAACAGAGAATCGAGGCCAACGATAGGGCGATTCCTGGCGTTTTAACCAATCGCGGTTGCGCTTATGCAGGCTGTAAAGGGGTTGTGTTTGGCCCTGTAAAAGACGTGCTTCACATAACCCACGGTCCTGTAGGTTGTGCCTATTATACGTGGTTGACAAGGCGCAATCTAGCTAAAGCTGAAGAAGGGCAAAAAAACTTTATAAATTATTGCCTTACAACGGATATGCAGGAAACGGATATAGTTTTTGGGGGCGAAAAAAAATTAGCTCAGGCTATACGAGAAGCTTACGCTATATTTAAGCCCGAATGTGTAGGAATATACGCTACATGCCCTGTAGGTTTGATAGGCGATGATATTGAAATGGTGGCTAAAAAAGTTGAGCAGGACCTGGGTATAAAGGTTATACCTGTGAGATGCGAAGGTTATAGGGGCGTAAGCCAATCGGCAGGACACCATCTTGCTTCTAATGCGCTTATGGAGCACCTTATAGGTACGGAGGAGTTGGAAAATCCCGGGCCCTTTGATATCAATGTATTCGGCGAATACAATATAGGCGGAGATTACTGGGAGATAAAGAGGCTTCTGGAAGACATTGGATACCGTATAGTAAGCTCTTTTACTGGTGATGCTTCTTTTCACGATATTGCTAAATCCCATAGGGCCAAGTTAAGTATTCTTCTATGTCATAGATCTATAAATTACACCAACAGGATGATGGAAGAAAAATTTGGTGTACCGTGGATGAAAGTAAACTATATAGGCATAGACGACCTTATACAAAGTCTCAGGGATATAGCCAATTTCTTTGATGATCCTGGACTTAAAAGGAGGACAGAGGAGGTTATAGCCAGGGAACTGGAGCGAATTATACCTATCATAGATTATTACAGGGAAAGGCTGCAGGGTAAAAGAGTAATGCTTTTAGTCGGCGGTTCCAGGACCCATCACTTTAAAAACATGTTTGAACGATTGGGTATGGAAGTAGTGGTGGCAGGTTACGAGTTTGCTCATAGAGATGACTACGAGGGAAGAAAGATAATACCTGAGATAGTGCACACAGGCCGTTCAAAGATACTGGAGGACATCCATTACGAAAGAGATCCTAATGTGGTTTCGGCTTACGACGATGAGTACATTCAGATGAAGAAAGAAGAAATACCTCGTTTGATGGATTACGAAGGATTGAGACCCCATATGAAAGATGGGGAAATAATGGTAGACGATTATAATCACTTCGAGTGCGAATATCTGGTCAAAGAACTGGGAATAGATCTTTTCTGTTCAGGGATAAAAGACAAGTATGTTTTTCAAAAAATGCATATTCCTTCTCGTCAGATGCATTCCTATGATTACAGCGGTCCTTATACAGGTTTTAATGGCTTTATAAAATTTGCCCGCGATGTAGACATGGCAGTTAACAGCCCTACATGGAGTTTTATTACGCCACCATGGAAGGAGGAAAAAAATGCTTGA